A region of the Candidatus Hydrogenedentota bacterium genome:
GAGCGCGCCGTTCCCGCCGCCGGTCCGCCTTTTCATTAGCCGCTCGAATACCAATAAGCGGGTTCTGTGTCAGTCGGTTTGTTTGCACGAGCCAGTTACAGAATGCCTTGCCCGAAGCAAGCCGCACGTTTAGCGCCCGCGCCCCGGTGTTTTCACTGCGAAGGTGTCCGATCCATTTCTCGAAGTCGGCCCGGTTCACATCCCTCAGAATGTTCCAGCCGCACCCGTCTTTCATGAAGCCCAGATAGCGCGCCCGCTCATCCGCGTGATTGCCGGTGACGCCCCGCGCCCTGAGCGCCGCAACGTAATCGTCAATGTGGTCCTGTAGCGGGCGCTTGCCATGTTCGATCATTACCCGTTCTTGTGGTGACACCGCCCCAATGCGTTGCCGCTCTGCTTCTCGTTCAAGGTCCGCAAGCACGGAGCGCGCCGCGTCCAGCGTCTTGCAGCCGGTGGGACGTTCCACGAGCACCCCGTCCGGCCCGCGGAATTTCGCAAACCAGAATGCAGACTCATAAACGAGCCGCCATTCGCCGCCCTTTATCTGCTTTGCGGTTTGCCGCCGGGTCTTTCCCGCGGTATCGGTCCACACGGCAACCGCTCTATTCTTCGTTCTTTCGATTCGGGCACCGTCGGGTAACGGGCGCGTGAATCGTCGCCGGTAGATACTGCCCATTGTCCTATTCGCCTTTCCTGCGGCATTCAATGCCGAAGAATTCCGCCAGGCGGTCCGCAATATCGAGCCGTAGTGATTGCGTGCCCCGCACGAATCGCATGATAGACGCCCGCTGTACGCCGGTTGCAGTTTCAATCGCTCGGTGCGATACGCCCGATTCGACGATTGCCGCCCTGAGTGTCTCTGTAATGCTCTGTACTCGTTTCTTTGTCATGTGATAATTATCTCCGCCGGGTGTTCCAGAGTCAACACTGTTCTGTAGCGGGTGCGCAAGGCGCGTGAGCGCCGCTGATTGCGCACCCGCCTTATGGTCCCTTATGGGATATGTGCCACCTATTGGCACCGGTAAATGGCGCGGTTTGGCACCAGTGCTTGTGCCACGATATGGCACCAGTGCTACTTGATAATCAATTATCATTCTTGGTTTCATGTGTTGTTTGCTTTGTCGCGCTGTCGGCGGTCTGCTCTGTAGAGATTTGCACCCCCTATCCCGGTGTGTGCGAGACAAGACAATATCACCTTGAACCGGACGCGCATGAATTGCGCCGTGCCCTCTATCGAAGGTTCCAAGAAAAAAGGGGTTTCAGTCCAATGCAGACTATTCATTCGGCACCCCTTGGACGCGGTATGCCGAAGGTCCACGGTTGAGGCCACCACGCCGCACCACTCGAAGCAGTCCGCTTGCTTCGAGCCGTTTGACGGACCGCGCAACCGTGCGAATGCCGACACCGGCGCGCCGGGCAATCGCAGTCTTACTTGTCCGCGCAATACCATCCCGGCGGGTATCTCGGTATAGCACGAGCCACACCGCGGCGTCTGTACGTTCCACTGTAGCAAGCGCGAAGTCAACAAACGTATTCAGCACCGCGAAGCGGTTCCCGGTGTGGCGTATTGCCTTCGAGTTGCTCTTCGGTGGCGGGTTTGCTTCGAGCGGTTCCAGCACGTCCGCCCCTTCGAGAATTGGCGCGCCCTTCATGGTTCCGATTCCTCATTTCCCGCCGGTGCCCACATGTTTCGCAGGGTCGATTGCAGCGCGGTCCGCTTCGCTTTCGTCTCCGGCATGGCGTCAATCGTGAGAGATTGACGCTTGCGGTCAAAGCGTAAGTGAAAGTCCCGCAATTCGCCGTGCCGGTCTTTAAGGTGCCGAAGTGTTACCCCGGCGTCATCGTGCCCGCCGTCCGGCGCAATGATGTATGCAGAGTCCGCGCCGAATTCCAACTCGCTTGATTCGCGGAACGATGCAAGACTGAGCGCGTCCGCGTCATAGCTGCTTCGGCCTTGTCTGTCTTTCCCGCGTCCAACCGCCGAAATCACGAGCACCGCAACGCCCGCGTCCGCGAATTGCCGCAGGTAGTTCATGGTGGCGTCTACAGAGCCGCGCTTGTCCGCATGGTCGCCGGGCGGCGCGATTCGCTGAATGTAATCAAGCACGAGCAGGTTAGCCCCGAATGCGTCCGCAGAAGCCGCGGCGTTTCCCAAGTCGAATGGGGGACGTACAAAGCAAAGCCGGTCCGCCAGCGCCGCCAGCGTGTTGATCGCCTGGTCGAGCCGGTCCGCGTGTTCGGGTCCGAAGCGCCGGTATCGGATCGTGGTAAGGTCGATTCCCGATAGCCGCGCCAATTGCCGGTCAAGCAGTGCCGCCGGGCGCATCTCGATATTGCACACGAGCGCACGCAACCCCGGCGTTAGCCGTAAACCGTCAATCACGAATTGCATGGCAAGCGCCGTCTTGCCCGCACCGGGCGCGCCGCCCAGCAACGTGACAAGGCCCGGCCCAATCTCGATTCGTTCCAGTTCGCCGCGGCCAACGGGGTAAAGCACCGGCGGTGCCCCGGTCAACACGTCATCGCGCCACAATTCGAGCGCGTCCAATGCCGTGCAGTAGTTCGCCGTGCTCATGCCGCACCCCCATTCAAACCGCATTCGATTTGGCGGCGCACTTCGGTGGGTGTCATCCCCGAATCAAGCGCGCTTTCCGTGAGCAGTGCGTGTGCCAGCGCCACCGGGCAATTGAATTCCCGCAGGTTTGCCGCGGCGCTATACAGCCGGATATGCCGCTCGCCATTCGCCGCGCCGTCCCGAATGAATTCAAGGGTTGCCCGGTTCAATCTTTGTGCGCCGTCCGGCGTGTTCCGGCGTTGCTTGGTCCGCTCTGAATTGGCGGATACCTGATTGCGTGCCGCTTCCCATTCACCGGCCAGCGCAAACGAGAATGTGCCCGCGTCCGGCGCGGGCATCTCGAAGGGTTCCGGCAACCGCGCCATATCGAGCACCGCCGAAGCAGACAGCGCAAGCACCGCGTCTGCGTCTATGTGGCGCTTGTGCAGTCCCGTCCGCGGGTGTAGTGAATTCGGTGCGCGAAAGGCCCGCACCCGGTCATAGACGGCGCTGTCAATCACCACGCCCGCGGAATCCGCAATTGCTTCGCACATGCGGCGCGCCACCGTGTGAAAGTCCGTGCCGGGTTCCGGCGTCCAGAGCGCCGAAGGTATGCCCACATGAAAGCCCTTTGCCCCGCTGAAAAACACGAGCAGGGATTCCGGCGTCATGCCATAGTGCCCGGTCAATCGCACCACAAGCCGCCGGGTGTCATCCAGCGCCCGCGGTAAATCGCTGTCGCGGTCAATGTCGAACCAAAGCCATGCCGTCCAGCACGTCCCGCTGTAGCCCTTGGTGGTGCCGGTGCGGCGCAATTGTTCTGCGAATTCACCGCCGAATTGAAACGCGGATAGGTACGCTTCGCGGTGTATTTCTGCTCTTGGGTCGCATTGTGCGTAGCCGCCGAAAGCGGCGGCGTCAACCAAGCGCCGCTCGCCGCTGCACGGTCCGAGAATGCGAAACCCATAACGGTAGGTTTCGTTACTCATAGCGTGACACCGCTCTTGCCGGGTCCGGCGGTATCAGGTTTGCTTGAACAGGTGCCCCCGGCGCGCTGGTGTTGCCGTCTTGTACCGCCTGGGTGTCCTGCGGTGCGAAGGGGTCCACGTCCGGCGCATCGATCCCTAGCACTTCAAACGAGCGCACCCGGTTTCGTTCGGTGCCGTCATCGTCGCGCCGCAGTGCCAGCTTTACCGCGGTGCGCATGCCCTGCGGTAGCGGTCGCTCCAATTGCACGAGCGCCGAAACGCCCAACCGCGCCAAGTCGCGCTTTGCCATTGGCAAGGCATGCGGGGTGAGCCACACGTCATGCCAGATCATCCGCCCCGCGTATTCACCTTCGAGTACGCGGAATGTCAGCTTGTAGCCGGGTTTCCCGTTCTTCGATTCAAACAGTTCGCCCGATACGATTCGGCAAATGTAGGTGCCCGCGGGCAACGGCGCAAAGTCCTGAGCCGCTTCGGTTGTGTCCCAAGCGCGCTGTATGTCTTCGCGGTGCCCTTGCAGGATTTCGGTCAACGATTTTGGCGTGTTCATATCTGGGATTCCTTGCTGTCGGCTTTGGGGGCCGCGTCGGGGTGCGCTGGTTCTGGGAAGTCCCGCAGCCAGCGCGCCGCGGCGTCATGGTCTGCCAGCTCCCAGACGGCCATATGTGCCCCGTGTCGCTGTCGCCGGGTCGAAGGGGCAAACCCAATACGGCGGATAATCCCCGCCCGTGCCAGCGCATTGGGGACAGCCCCGAAGAGAACAGGGTCAATATCGGGCGGAAGGGATACCGCATCCCGTACCACGTCCGCCGTGGCTTGCCCGGTGAGCATCAAATGCCGAAGCAACGCCCGCCGCCCTCGCCGGATGTAGTATTCGCGGGTGACCGAAAGCAACTCGAATTCTTCGTGCTTCAGTCGTTCGCCTTCTGCCGCGTCTTGCCGTTCCATTGTTGTCATCGGGCACCGCCTTTCGGTACGCGCATCGGCGGGCACCCGTCGGCGAGCCATGCGTCAATGGCGGCGCGTTGCCACCGTACGAGCGCGCCAATGCGTATCGGCGCGGGCATGCGTCCGGCATCGGACATTCGGTAAATGTGGCGCGGGGAGCAGTCGAGCAGCGCGGCCACGCCGCGCACGTCTAGGAGCCTGGGAGATGGGTCTGTCTGTTCGATTCGCATCTGCTGATTCTCCAATCTGTCGGCAAGCCCTATGCTTGCCGTACACAGATCATCGATGCGATTCAGACAGATAATTTCTCAAAGATTCTTCCGTTATGATTTATCCGAGTGCTTGCACAGCAAGTGTCTCTAATGCCAGCTTTTGTATGGTTTGGTCTCGCGTCACGGATAAATTGAAAGTACTTGACACGATACCAAAACGGCGAGCGTGCCTAGTGCTGTGCTTGCTTTTTCCTCTGTTGCTTTCTACCCCAATCGATAGCCTTTCCAACAGTATCCTTTGATACCTTTATCGCTCCCCGGCTTTTGTCCGCGTTCAGAGTATCGACTATGTTGTCGTATGAATATCCTTCCTTGCGAAGATTGACAATCTTCATGTAGAGACTGGCCTGTTCAGGGGAAAGCGGCTTTCTTCCCGGTTTGCGCTTCTTAGATGTAGGTGGTAGGGCTTCAGTAAGCGGGGTTCTTTTGCATAGTTCAAGATATTCTTCGAGCCGGTTTGCTACCACATTTCGGGCCTCCATATGCTCCGGACTCATGCCCTTATCATGTATCACCCGCTGATCCCCTTCGACTTCAGCAATCTCCGCTTCGACTTCAGCAATCTCCGCTTCTCGATAGATGAGATGGCGCACCGCATTTTGAAAGCTCGAATTACCAAGTTCTTTCGCTATTGCGGCAGGGTGCGATTCTCGATAGCTGTTATGCCAAAAGTACATCTTATCGACTTCGTGCCGCTCCGTTTTCTTCAGTGCTGAGTCATATACATGTGCCTCAGTGAATATGCCGCAGGGTACCCCCGCTTTGGACGGCTTCTTCTCCCCGAAGTGTATCTCCTTCTCTACGATCAATGGGACAGGCAACCCCAGTGATCTTGCCATTTCTTCGATTTGCCGTATGAGCGGGTCCAGCTTGTCGAATGGCTGCTCTTCTCTCATGCGTTTGGCAAGGCACTTCACGGAATGCAGGAATTCGGAATAAGACATGCATGCAAACCCCTTTAGTTTGCCCTTGAATGAAGCGGGGACAACGGCCAAGGTCGCCGCTTTCGGTTGCGCTACCTAGTCCCCGCTGAGAGACTATATCGGTACTGTTGTGGTCTGCAAGAACTAATGCAGCATGAATTGAGATTTGGCGATTCGCCGGTCATCCATGAAGCATGTTTTCCATAGCAGACCGAGAACCAAGGAAACTCTAACCCTCGCCCTCGTGTTCCGCATTTGCGCGTCGGTCCATTGCATGGCTTTGGGAGAATCCGATCCCCCTACCCTCATGGTCCCGTTTCGGATGTATTGGTATCCGCATTCCCACCGCTGGGCGCGGGATACTCCCCAAGCATGTGTATCAGTGCGTTTCGTTCATCCGCAGTCAGACTGCGGAGCGCCGCCGCAAGCACTTCGAGCCGGTTTGATTCGACGTTTCCCGGTGCGTTGGTGTAATCTCCGGTGTAATCGCAGGAATTCGGTTGTGTAACGTCTTTCGGTTCAACTACTTGTGCGACTGTATCACCTGCTTTTGCTTCAGGGGGCCGATGGTTCAAATCCAGTCGCCCCGACCATTCTTATGCATTCATTCCAGAATGCTTATAGGTTTCTCACTGAAATCAAATTTACGGTGATTTTGACGTCGTAAGCCCGCCATATGCCCGACTCGATGGATTCCTTCTCCAGTCCACACCACACATCGGGCCTTACCTTGTATCGAATTCCAGTTAAGTCTGTACGTTCATCTCGCTGCCAAGTGAGCCTCACAGTGTCAGCATTGCTCCGTCTCATTCGCCTAAAGACCAGGCTCGATGGTATACGTATCTTCCTAAACAGCTCAGTCTTCATCGAATCAAGAACCATCAGAATGCAAGAGATGAAACGCTGGATAATTCAAGCCAATCTCGACACGTTCGACATTGATACTTACTTTCGGCAATGTTCGACTATTGTCTCAACAGTTCGGCAATAGCATCTTGTGGAGAAGATGATGCCTGGAGGCCACGTTGTTATACGGAAGGCGACAGGTTTGCAGATGGCAGTATCTGGGATCGTGGGTCTTGGTGAACTGACGAGTCGTGCTGAGGCGTTGGAAAAAGACGAAGCCCCAAGAGTCCTGTGGCGTGGAGAGGATTGGTCTGGCAGGGCTTTTCAGGTGCGTGGGGTGATTCAATATAGATGCCTTACCTCCAAAGAAGAGGTCTGTAAAGACTGGTTGAAGAAGAACCCTATCTCTTTAGACCGTAGAATTCTCAAACTAATGTAGTAATCGAATTCTCTGATTACGCCTAATAGGCCCCAGCGGCTTACTGAGCTTGTGCGAAATACAGCACTGGACTCTCCCAAAACCACCTAGGTCGACTTTGAAGATGCTGCAAATGATGCCCTGAGGAACTCCAAGAGTTTGCCGCCAGGGGTCGCCGGGGACAGGCAGCTTTCAGAAGGAACCTACTGGTCGCCTATGGCAATCGGTGCGTAATCTCCAAGCATGGGCCTTCCGAGGTTCTTGAGGCTGTTCATATCTTGCCGCACGCTGGGTTCGGCATAAATGAACTCGACAACGGACTCCTTATGCGTTCGGACTTGCTTACGTTATTTGATGCTGGGCTGATTCGCATAAACCCGGATTCGTTGGTGGTGGTAATTGATACTCGCTTCAAGGCACTCCCTATGGGCAATTAGATGGAAAAAGGATTCGACCTAGGGAGGACGGGAAGCAGCCGGGGCTTAAGTTACTGAAACGGCGACGGGATGAGAAGTGTGTACATGTCGGTCGATTTGGTGCTTGACAAGCGACAATTTAAACTGATAAAACCTTTTAACGCACAGTGAATAGGTCCTCATGCGAGGCGCAAAATCGCAGGCAGACGTCTTGGGTAGTCTTTTGTTGGCCCGAGAAGCTTTCTTTTTCAGGAACTCTGCGAGGTGCGTGAGGACAGCACAGATAGAGGATGGGGGTATGCAGGCAACGGGCAAGGCAGAAGCGGTCGATATTGCCGTTATCGTGGCCTATATGGCTGCGGTGTTGGTGCTGGGGTATATTCTCAAGCGTTACTCGGCCAAGAACATGGAAGGCTACTTTCTTGGAGGCCGCCGGCTGCCGGGCTGGGCCAACGGATTTTCCTACGCGGCGGCGTGCATGAACTCCGACGTGGCCCCCGCTTATATCGCATGGACCGTCGGCACGGGTCTTTTCATTGGCTGGTTTTACATCGCTCGGTTCGGGCTGGCATTCATGATTGCCGGTACCCTCTTTGCAATATTCTGGCGAAAACTGAACCTGTTCACCGCTCCCGAGTTCTATGAGCTTCGCTTTCCTGGCAGGGCGGGGTCCGCAGTCCGGGGTTGGATCGCATTTCGCAGCGCATTCATCGCTGTGGTGGCCTGGTCGGGAACTGGACTGCTTGGAATGAGTAAGGTCACCGAACCGGTCTTCGGGTGGGACAAAACAGAGACCTTCGCGATCGTAATCCCAATGGTACTGGTCTACGTGCTTATGTCGGGGTACTTGGGGGTCGTGGCGACGGACATTCTTCACACGACCGTGATGATTTTCTCCGGAATCGCGCTGTGCGTATTCGGGCTAGTGCAAATCGGCGGGCCAGCGGAGCTGCTGGCCAAGCTTACCCAGGCGGCCGGTCCGGATGTGACAGGCAGCCTACCACCGTTTGACCACCCCGAACTTGGGATGGCAGCGATTTTGATTCTGTTTCTGGGGACGGGAATTGGCTATGGAGGCGACGTGGCACCGATGGGAAGCGCCATGGAAGGACAGCGGGTATTCTCGTGCCGAACATACCGCGACTCCGCCAAGATGTTTGTCTGGACCGAGTGCGTTTTATGGCTTCTACTCGTTACGATAACGCTACCCGGTCTTGTAGCCATTGCCAAGTGGCCCGAACTGCATACAGCCACCCGCAGCGTGCGCGAGACCGTATATGGCCTGTTGCTCCAGACGTATTTGCCGCCCGCTTTTCTCGGACTGGCGGTTGCTGCGCTGATGGCCGCACTGATGTCCACGTTGAGCGCAAACTACAATTTCGGTTCGCAGGTCGCGACAAGCGACCTGTATCGCAGGTTCATCCACCGAAAAGGGACCGAGAATCACTATGTTCGCGTTGGGCGCATATTCGTGGTTGCCATTTGTGCGTTGTCCGTGTTCGTTGCCTACAAAGGTTCCAGCATCATCACGATTGCCATATTCCTCGTAGGCCTGAGCGCGGCCGAATACGCGGCTAACTGGGGACAGTGGTGGTGGTGGCGATTTAACGGTTACAGCCGCCTGTCTGCTTCGTTTGGAGGCCCGGTAATCTTCGTCCTCATACGGTTTGTCGTCGCTCCGACCTTTGAGAAGAATGGGTGGGGAACAATCACAGAGTGGTACGCGATTCTGGCTGCCATGGCCCTCACGACCTTGCTGTGGGTCAGCGTAACACTGCTGACGCCGCCTCAGGACGAGAAGATCCTCATGGAATTCTATCGCCGCGCGCAACCCCTCGGATGGTGGGGGCCTATCCGAAAGAAACTTGGTATTCCGGATGAACACGCCCACCGCAGTTTGATTATTAAGGGATTCGGGATTGCAGTGCTTGGAACCGCATGGGCGGCGGCGGCAGTTTTTGTCCTCTCGAATCTGTTTGTCGGAAAGTTCATGTTTGCCCTGAAGATCGGTGCAGTTGGGCTCGTTTTGATGCTTGTTTTCTGGCGAATGTTTGGGCGTTACATGAGTGTGCTTGAGCAGCGGACATTTGGAGACACCAAAGAATAGGTTTTGACCAGCTGGTCGCCAACTGGGGATGGGGAATCGAGGGATGACACGACAGCACGTTGCCGCAGTCTGGCGGTTGGTTTCGGGGTTAGCCATTAGGCTGTCCGCTTTGTATATGTCCGTCGCGGCGTTCGCCGCGGACATGGGGCAGCCGAAGGACTCGTTTATGCTTATTGAACAAGGCAAAGTCGTGTCCTCGGTTGTGGTCCTGGGAGGACAGTCAGGTGACATCCTTGACCGTGCCGCAGATGCCATTGACGCGCCTATTCGGGAGTGGGTGGGTACCGGCCTGAACCGGGTGCGTGTCTTACCAACGTCTAAAGACCTTCCCGGCGGTGCCTGCGTCGTTTTAGGAACGCTCAAAGCGATTCGCGAATGGCGACCGGACTTCGAGCAGCTTTATCCCGAAGCCCTGCGTGTGAATGGAGCCGATGAGCACGGTTTTGCGTGTGTTCCATCGAAGAACGGCGATGCTTCCCAATTGGTAGTGGTAGGGAAGACACCGCGCGGTGTGTACAACGGCGCGATATGGCTGCGAGATATGTGCATCGACGGTCGCGGCACGGCGGTTTGGCTTATGCCCGCGCCGATCTTGCGAAGCCCGCAAATGGCCATGCGCGGTGTTTACTGTCTCTCCATGTACGGCGTCGTGTCCAAATACTCCCCCGAGGACTGGCGCCGTGTCTTCGAGTCTTTTGCCCGCGACGGTATGGACCGCGTCTATTTTTGGGTGTCAGGCATGTTTCCCAGTCAGAAGTTCCCGTGGACATTTGACCGTGATGCCTCGACAGGGACCAACATCCGCACCGTCGCTCAGATCCGTGAGGTGATGCAGGCAGCCCATGACTTTGGCTTAAAGTTCTATCTGGGCAGCGGCGTGTTTGCCTGGTCCACGGCTTATTACTTGGGCGAAGGCCTACCCAACAATGGAACGGCGACCGGCGCGGGAGGTCTGTGCCCGGCTATTCCGGAGGTGCGCCAGCGGCACAAAGAATACTTTACGGAAATGATCGAGGCGCTGCCTGAAGCCGACGGTTTCTTCTTTGAATTACGCGACGAGCACGGTCAATGCATGTGCGAGTACTGCAATAAGGACATCGATACGTTCGGTTCGAAGATGTATGGGCAGTATGAGATTAGCTTTATCCATGAATTCACGCGCGACCTTTGGCAAGAGCATCCCAAGGTCAACATTTGTGTAAACGTCGGCTATAAAGAACATGAAAGAGACGTTGCTTTCTACAAGGCTATTTCCGAGATGCGTGACCCGCGTTTCGAATTCCTTGATGTGCGCGGGAGTTGGGAATTCCCTGGTCCTACGGGCGAGCGTTTGCCGGGTTCTTACTTCTCGAGCAAGATGACCCACTGGGATCCGTTTTACTCGAGGCTGCTGGGCGAGATAGTGCAAGTATCCGAAAAGATTGCCCGTTCGGGCTACGCCGGATATTCACCGGCGTTCGAGCCGGGCTACGCGACGGCCGACTACTATTGCCAGGAGATCCCCTATCCGACGGACGTCTTACCGTACGCCGCCACAGGATTCGCGTTTCGCGAACTCACTTGGGAGCCCATCCTGGCTGCGTCCAATCTGGAACAACGCGCGCAGCAGCGCTTCTTCGGTGTCGATGCATCCAAGGAATTGGCCAAGGACCTCTTTGTGCTACGCGACTGGGTCGTAACGAATGGCAAAACGATTACGAAGTACTCCCAGCCTTTGGTTAATTATATTGGGGAGACCTTGAAGCCCCCCGTGCTTGCGGTCGTGGCTGCGGAACAACTGAAGAAATCGGAGTTCGATGCGCAGTCGGAGCAGTTTCTGGCGGAGCTTACGCAAATTGCCGGTATCGTGAATGATGGTTTGCCTCTGCTGACGCGCATCGAAGGCAATGTCACCAAGGCTCAATCGCAAGGTACCTTGAAAACGAAGAGTACGGCGCGGGGCATGCTGAAATTGATTCAGGATTCTCGAGAGAACATCAAACAAGCCCAGTTCGAAGATGAACGACTCGCCGGATGGATAAATCAGCTTAAGGAGCAGCGTGGCGCACCAAAACCGTCCGCGGAAAAGCCCGTGATAAATGCGCCGGAAGCTTTGCCAGTAGGGCAGTAGCGGCGGACCCCCTTTTGCAACGGCAAGTAATGCGTTTGCAGAAATAATGAATTGAGGAGATAGTCATGGATGTCGTTCTGTCGATGTTTGGACCAACCGCCCACGGTGAGAGTCCAGCCCAAACCGCAGCAAACCTGAAGAAGGTCGGTGCTACGGGACTCCTCTTTTTTACAAGCTTGTATCACGGGTATCGGTTGCTCCAACGACGTTATCCTAGCAAAGCGATCTACTCGCTGGAGACGGACCGGATCTGTTTCGAGCCTGACCTTTCGTTCTATGCCGACTGCTCGATCAGACCGGGCCTTAGCAAGGACTTCGCGGGCAGAGACTGGGTGGCTGAGATGGGCAAGGCCTTGCACGCCGAAGGCTTAGCGTTCAATCCGCTCATCCCTGTCTGTGCGGGGGAGCGGTTGGTTCAGGAGATGCCTGAAATCGCGGTGAAGAACCTCTACGGTTCAGCAGATCGTCTGTTCATGTGCTACAACAATCCGGATGTGCGCGCTTACCGTCTCGCCATGGTCCGTGACCTTGCCTCCCGCTATGCATTCGACAATCTCATGCTGGACAAGATCCCGCAGATCATGCTGGAACAGTGCGCGTTTAGCGGCATTTTCGATGCGCCCCTGCGCACTGTCGGCAGTGCGTGTTTCTGTGAGCACTGCAAAGCAGCCGCAGCAGAGAGGAACGTGGACCTCGAAGAGATTCGGCTGAAGGCGATCGAGATTGCGAACCAGTCGTTGAGCATTCCTTCACATATCATGGCTGCCCAAGGCACAAAAGTGATGGGGGACACCGAAGTACCGCTTTTGCTGCTTGAGGAACCGCTGGTTTACCAGCTTCTGCAATTCCGC
Encoded here:
- a CDS encoding helix-turn-helix domain-containing protein, translated to MLNTFVDFALATVERTDAAVWLVLYRDTRRDGIARTSKTAIARRAGVGIRTVARSVKRLEASGLLRVVRRGGLNRGPSAYRVQGVPNE
- a CDS encoding AAA family ATPase, encoding MSTANYCTALDALELWRDDVLTGAPPVLYPVGRGELERIEIGPGLVTLLGGAPGAGKTALAMQFVIDGLRLTPGLRALVCNIEMRPAALLDRQLARLSGIDLTTIRYRRFGPEHADRLDQAINTLAALADRLCFVRPPFDLGNAAASADAFGANLLVLDYIQRIAPPGDHADKRGSVDATMNYLRQFADAGVAVLVISAVGRGKDRQGRSSYDADALSLASFRESSELEFGADSAYIIAPDGGHDDAGVTLRHLKDRHGELRDFHLRFDRKRQSLTIDAMPETKAKRTALQSTLRNMWAPAGNEESEP
- a CDS encoding DNA primase; the encoded protein is MSNETYRYGFRILGPCSGERRLVDAAAFGGYAQCDPRAEIHREAYLSAFQFGGEFAEQLRRTGTTKGYSGTCWTAWLWFDIDRDSDLPRALDDTRRLVVRLTGHYGMTPESLLVFFSGAKGFHVGIPSALWTPEPGTDFHTVARRMCEAIADSAGVVIDSAVYDRVRAFRAPNSLHPRTGLHKRHIDADAVLALSASAVLDMARLPEPFEMPAPDAGTFSFALAGEWEAARNQVSANSERTKQRRNTPDGAQRLNRATLEFIRDGAANGERHIRLYSAAANLREFNCPVALAHALLTESALDSGMTPTEVRRQIECGLNGGAA
- a CDS encoding DUF669 domain-containing protein is translated as MNTPKSLTEILQGHREDIQRAWDTTEAAQDFAPLPAGTYICRIVSGELFESKNGKPGYKLTFRVLEGEYAGRMIWHDVWLTPHALPMAKRDLARLGVSALVQLERPLPQGMRTAVKLALRRDDDGTERNRVRSFEVLGIDAPDVDPFAPQDTQAVQDGNTSAPGAPVQANLIPPDPARAVSRYE
- a CDS encoding helix-turn-helix domain-containing protein; the encoded protein is MRIEQTDPSPRLLDVRGVAALLDCSPRHIYRMSDAGRMPAPIRIGALVRWQRAAIDAWLADGCPPMRVPKGGAR
- a CDS encoding HNH endonuclease, producing MVAYGNRCVISKHGPSEVLEAVHILPHAGFGINELDNGLLMRSDLLTLFDAGLIRINPDSLVVVIDTRFKALPMGN